A window of the Gorilla gorilla gorilla isolate KB3781 chromosome 8, NHGRI_mGorGor1-v2.1_pri, whole genome shotgun sequence genome harbors these coding sequences:
- the PPRC1 gene encoding peroxisome proliferator-activated receptor gamma coactivator-related protein 1 isoform X3, which yields MAARRGRRDGVAPPPSGGPGPDPGGGARGSGWGSRSQAPYGTLGAVSGGEQVLLHEEGGDSGFVSLSRLGPSLRDKDLEMEELMLQDETLLGTMQSYMDASLISLIEDFGSLGESRLSLEDQNEVSLLTALTEILDNADSENLSPFDSIPDSELLVSPREGSSLHKLLTLSRTPPECDLITPVDPLGPSTGSSRGSGVEMSLPDPSWDFSPPSFLETSSPKLPSWRPPRSRPRWGQSPPPQQRSDGEEEEEVASFSGQILAGELDNCVSSIPDFPMHLACPEEEDKATAAEMAVPAAGDESISSLSELVRAMHPYCLPNLTHLASLEDELQEQPDDLTLPEGCVVLEIVGQAATAGDDLEIPVVVRQVSPGPRPVLLDDSLETSSALQLLMPTLESETEAAVPKVTLCSEKEGLSLNSEEKLDSACLLKPREVVEPVVPKEPQNPPANAAPGSQRARKGRKKKSKEQPAACVEGYARRLRSSSRGQSTVGTEVTSQVDNLQKQPQEELQKESGPLQGKGKPRAWARAWAAALENSSPKNLERSAGQSSPAKEGPLDLYPKLADTIQANPIPTHLSLVDSAQASPMPVDSVEADPTAVGPVLAGPVPVDPGLVDLASTSSELVEPLPAEPVLINPVLADSAAVDPAVVPISDNLPPVDAVPSGPAPVDLALVDPVPNDLTPVDPVLVKSRPTDPRRCAVSSALGGSAPQLLVESESLDPPKTIIPEIKEVDSLKIESGTSATTHEARPRPLSLSEYRRRRQQRQAETEERSPQPPTGKWPSLPETPTGLADIPCLVIPPAPAKKTALQRSPEAPLEICLVPVGPSPASPSPEPPVSKPVASAPTEQVPSQEMPLLARPSPPVQSVSPVVPTPPSMSAALPFPAGGLGMPPSLPPPPLQPPSLPLSMGPVLPDPFTHYAPVPPWPCYPHVSPSGYPCLPPPPTVPLVSGTPGAYAVPPTCSVPWAPPPAPVSPYSSTCTYGPLGWGPGPQHAPFWSTVPPPPLPPASIGRAVPQPKMESRGTPAGPPENVLPLSMAPPLSLGLPGHGAPQTEPTKVEVKPVPASPHPKHKVSALVPSPQMKAPACVSAEGVTVEEPASERLKPETQETRPREKPPLPATKAVPTPRQSTVPKLPAVHPARLRKLSFLPTPRTQGSEDVVQAFISEIAKKECPPPAPADSLAVGNSGGVDIPQEKRPLDRLQAPELANVAGLTPPATPPHQLWKPLAAVSLLAKAKSPKSTAQEGTLKPEGVTEAKHPAAVRLQEGVHGPSRVHVGSGDHDYCVRSRTPPKKMPALVIPEVGSRWNVKRHQDITIKPVLSLGPAAPPPPCIAASREPLDHRTSSEQADPSAPCLAPSSLLSPEASPCRNDMNTRTPPEPSAKQRSMRCYRKACRSASPSSQGWQGRRGRNSRSVSSGSNRTSEASSSSSSSSSSSSRSRSRSLSPPHKRWRRSSCSSSGRSRRCSSSSSSSSSSSSSSSSSSSSRSRSRSPSPRRRSDRRRRYSSYRSHDHYQRQRVLQKERAIEERRVVFIGKIPGRMTRSELKQRFSVFGEIEECTIHFRVQGDNYGFVTYRYAEEAFAAIESGHKLRQADEQPFDLCFGGRRQFCKRSYSDLDSNREDFDPAPVKSKFDSLDFDTLLKQAQKNLRR from the exons ATGGCGGCGCGCCGGGGACGGAGAGACGGAGTCGCGCCGCCCCCGAGTGGGGGCCCCGGTCCGGACCCTGGCGGGGGAGCCCGCGGCAGTGGTTGGGGAAGTCGAAGCCAAGCGCCGTATGGGACTTTGGGCGCTGTGAGCGGCGGCGAGCAG GTGCTGCTGCATGAGGAGGGGGGTGATTCTGGCTTTGTCAGTCTCTCTCGGCTGGGCCCATCTCTGAGGGACAAGGACCTGGAAATGGAGGAGCTAATGCTGCAGGATGAGACACTGCTGGGGACCATGCAGAGCTACATGGATGCCTCCCTTATCTCCCTCATCGAGGATTTTGGGAGCCTTGGAGAG AGCAGGTTATCTCTGGAGGACCAGAATGAAGTGTCGCTGCTCACGGCTCTGACGGAGATCTTGGACAATGCAGATTCTGAGAACCTTTCTCCATTTGACAGCATTCCTGATTCGGAGCTGCTTGTGTCACCCCGGGAGGGCTCCTCT CTGCACAAGCTGCTTACTCTCTCTCGGACACCCCCAGAATGTGACCTCATCACCCCAGTTGACCCACTGGGGCCCAGTACAGGCAGCAGTAGAGGGAGTGGG GTTGAAATGTCTCTTCCAGATCCCTCTTGGGACTTCTCCCCACCCTCTTTCTTAGAGACCTCTTCCCCCAAGCTTCCTAGCTGGAGACCCCCAAGATCAAGACCACGCTGGGGCCAATCCCCACCTCCCCAGCAGCGCAGTgatggagaagaggaggaggaggtggccagCTTCAGTGGCCAGATTCTTGCCGGGGAGCTTGACAACTGTGTGAGCAGTATCCCGGACTTCCCCATGCATTTGGCCTGCCCTGAGGAGGAAGATAAAGCAACAGCAGCAGAGATGGCAGTGCCAGCAGCTGGTGATGAGAGCATCTCCTCCCTGAGTGAGCTGGTGCGGGCCATGCACCCATACTGCCTGCCCAACCTCACCCACCTGGCATCACTTGAGGATGAGCTTCAGGAGCAGCCAGATGATTTGACACTGCCTGAGGGCTGTGTAGTGCTGGAGATTGTGGGGCAGGCAGCCACAGCTGGCGATGACCTGGAGATCCCAGTTGTGGTGCGACAGGTCTCTCCTGGACCCCGGCCTGTGCTCCTGGATGACTCGCTAGAGACTAGTTCTGCCTTGCAGCTGCTTATGCCTACACTGGAGTCAGAGACGGAGGCTGCTGTGCCCAAGGTAACCCTCTGCTCTGAGAAAGAGGGGTTGTCATTGAACTCAGAGGAGAAGCTGGACTCAGCCTGCTTATTGAAGCCCAGGGAGGTCGTGGAGCCAGTGGTGCCCAAGGAGCCTCAGAACCCACCTGCCAATGCAGCACCAGGTTCCCAGAGAGCTCGAAAGGGCAGGAAGAAGAAGAGCAAGGAGCAGCCAGCAGCCTGTGTGGAAGGCTatgccaggaggctgaggtcatcTTCTCGCGGGCAGTCTACTGTAGGTACAGAAGTGACCTCTCAGGTAGACAACTTGCAGAAACAGCCTCAGGAAGAACTTCAAAAAGAGTCTGGGCCTCTCCAGGGTAAGGGGAAGCCCCGGGCTTGGGCTCGGGCCTGGGCAGCTGCCTTGGAGAATTCTAGCCCTAAGAACTTGGAGAGAAGTGCTGGACAAAGTAGTCCTGCTAAAGAAGGCCCTCTAGACCTCTACCCAAAGCTGGCTGACACTATCCAAGCCAATCCTATACCAACCCATCTCTCATTGGTCGACTCTGCCCAAGCCAGCCCCATGCCAGTTGACTCTGTTGAAGCTGATCCCACTGCAGTTGGCCCTGTTCTAGCTGGCCCTGTACCTGTTGACCCTGGGTTGGTTGATCTTGCTTCAACCAGCTCAGAACTGGTTGAGCCTCTCCCGGCTGAGCCAGTGCTGATCAACCCAGTCCTGGCTGACTCAGCAGCAGTTGACCCTGCAGTGGTTCCCATCTCAGATAATTTGCCACCGGTTGATGCTGTCCCGTCTGGCCCAGCACCAGTTGATCTAGCACTAGTTGACCCTGTTCCTAATGACCTGACTCCAGTTGACCCAGTGCTAGTTAAGTCCAGACCAACTGATCCCAGACGTTGTGCAGTGTCATCAGCCCTGGGGGGTTCAGCACCCCAGCTCCTCGTGGAGTCAGAGTCCTTGGACCCACCAAAGACCATCATCCCTGAAATCAAAGAGGTGGATTCTCTGAAAATTGAAAGTGGTACCAGTGCTACAACCCATGAAGCCAGACCTCGGCCTCTCAGCTTATCTGAGTACCGGCGACGAAGGCAGCAACGCCAAgcagaaacagaagagagaagtcCACAGCCCCCAACTGGGAAGTGGCCTAGCCTTCCAGAGACTCCCACAGGGCTGGCAGACATCCCTTGTCTTGTCATCCCACCAGCCCCAGCCAAGAAGACAGCTCTGCAGAGAAGCCCTGAAGCACCCCTTGAGATTTGCCTTGTGCCTGTAGGTCCCAGCCCTGCTTCTCCTAGTCCTGAGCCACCTGTAAGCAAACCTGTGGCCTCAGCTCCCACTGAGCAGGTGCCATCCCAGGAGATGCCACTGTTGGCGAGACCTTCCCCTCCTGTGCAGTCTGTGTCCCCTGTTGTGCCCACACCTCCCTCGATGTCTGCTGCCCTGCCTTTCCCTGCAGGTGGGCTTGGCATGCCCCCCAGTCTGCCCCCACCTCCCTTGCAGCCTCCTAGTCTTCCATTGTCTATGGGGCCAGTACTACCTGATCCGTTTACTCACTATGCCCCCGTGCCACCCTGGCCTTGTTATCCTCATGTGTCCCCTTCTGGCTATCCTTGCCTGCCCCCCCCACCAACGGTGCCCCTAGTGTCTGGTACTCCTGGTGCCTATGCCGTGCCTCCCACTTGCAGTGTGCCTTGGGCACcccctcctgccccagtctcaccttacagttccacatgtacCTATGGGCCCTTGGGATGGGGCCCAGGGCCTCAACATGCTCCATTCTGGTCTACTGTTCCCCCACCTCCTTTGCCTCCAGCCTCCATTGGGAGAGCTGTTCCCCAACCTAAGATGGAGTCTAGGGGCACTCCAGCTGGCCCTCCTGAAAATGTACTTCCCTTGTCGATGGCTCCTCCCCTCAGTCTTGGGCTACCTGGCCATGGAGCTCCTCAGACAGAGCCTACCAAGGTGGAGGTCAAGCCAGTGCCTGCATCTCCCCATCCGAAACACAAGGTGTCTGCCCTGGTGCCAAGTCCCCAGATGAAGGCTCCAGCATGTGTGTCTGCTGAAGGTGTGACTGTTGAGGAGCCTGCATCAGAGAGGCTAAAGCCTGAGACCCAAGAGACCAGGCCCAGGGAGAAGCCCCCCTTGCCTGCTACCAAGGCTGTTCCCACACCAAGGCAGAGCACTGTCCCCAAGCTGCCTGCTGTCCACCCAGCCCGTCTAAGGAAGCTGTCCTTCCTGCCTACCCCACGTACTCAGGGTTCTGAAGATGTGGTACAGGCTTTCATCAGTGAGATTG CCAAAAAGGAGTGTCCTCCTCCGGCTCCTGCTGACAGCTTGGCTGTAGGAAACTCAGG CGGCGTTGACATTCCCCAGGAGAAGAGGCCCCTAGACCGGTTACAAGCCCCAGAACTGGCCAACGTGGCAG gGCTCACCCCTCCAGCTACCCCTCCCCACCAGTTATGGAAGCCCCTGGCTGCTGTCTCACTGCTGGCCAAAGCCAAATCTCCTAAGTCCACCGCCCAGGAGGGAACCCTGAAGCCTGAAGGAGTTACGGAGGCCAAACATCCAGCTGCAGTTCGCCTCCAAGAAGGGGTCCATGGCCCTAGTCGAGTCCATGTGGGCTCTGGGGACCATGACTATTGTGTCCGGAGCAGGACTCCCCCAAAAAAGATGCCTGCCCTAGTCATTCCAGAGGTGGGCTCCCGATGGAATGTCAAGCGCCATCAGGACATCACCATCAAACCTGTCTTGTCCTTGGGCCCAGCTGCCCCTCCGCCCCCATGCATAGCTGCCTCCCGGGAGCCGCTTGATCACAGGACTAGCAGTGAGCAGGCAGATCCCTCAGCACCCTGCCTTGCCCCATCCAGCTTGCTGTCCCCTGAGGCCTCACCCTGCCGGAATGACATGAACACTAGGACTCCCCCTGAACCCTCAGCCAAGCAGCGGTCAATGCGCTGTTACCGAAAAGCCTGCAGGTCAGCCAGCCCCTCAAGCCAGGGCTGGCAGGGCCGCCGAGGCCGCAACAGCCGTTCTGTCAGCTCTGGGTCCAACCGGACTAGCGAAGcatcttcctcctcatcctcatcGTCGTCTTCCTCATCCCGATCTCGGTCCAGGTCCCTCTCCCCCCCACACAAGAGGTGGCGAAG GTCCAGCTGTAGTTCCTCTGGGCGTTCTCGAAGATGCTCTTCCTCTTCTTCGTCATCATCTTCCTCTTCgtcttcctcatcctcatcatCCAGTTCTCGAAGCCGCTCACGATCCCCATCCCCCCGCCGGAGAAGTGACAGGAGGCGGCG GTACAGCTCTTATCGTTCACATGACCATTACCAAAGACAAAGAGTGCTACAAAAGGAGCGTGCAATA GAAGAAAGAAGGGTGGTCTTCATTGGAAAGATACCTGGCCGCATGACTCGATCAGAGCTGAAACAGAGGTTCTCCGTTTTTGGAGAGATTGAGGAGTGCACCATCCACTTCCGTGTCCAAGG GGACAACTACGGCTTCGTCACTTATCGCTATGCTGAGGAGGCATTTGCAGCCATTGAGAGTGGCCACAAGCTGCGGCAGGCAGATGAGCAGCCCTTTGATCTCTGCTTTGGGGGCCGAAGGCAGTTCTGCAAGAGGAGCTATTCTGATCTTG ACTCCAACCGGGAAGACTTTGACCCAGCACCTGTAAAGAGCAAATTTGATTCTCTTGACTTTGACACATTGTTGAAACAGGCCCAGAAGAACCTCAGGAGGTAA
- the PPRC1 gene encoding peroxisome proliferator-activated receptor gamma coactivator-related protein 1 isoform X5 has protein sequence MAARRGRRDGVAPPPSGGPGPDPGGGARGSGWGSRSQAPYGTLGAVSGGEQVLLHEEGGDSGFVSLSRLGPSLRDKDLEMEELMLQDETLLGTMQSYMDASLISLIEDFGSLGESRLSLEDQNEVSLLTALTEILDNADSENLSPFDSIPDSELLVSPREGSSVEMSLPDPSWDFSPPSFLETSSPKLPSWRPPRSRPRWGQSPPPQQRSDGEEEEEVASFSGQILAGELDNCVSSIPDFPMHLACPEEEDKATAAEMAVPAAGDESISSLSELVRAMHPYCLPNLTHLASLEDELQEQPDDLTLPEGCVVLEIVGQAATAGDDLEIPVVVRQVSPGPRPVLLDDSLETSSALQLLMPTLESETEAAVPKVTLCSEKEGLSLNSEEKLDSACLLKPREVVEPVVPKEPQNPPANAAPGSQRARKGRKKKSKEQPAACVEGYARRLRSSSRGQSTVGTEVTSQVDNLQKQPQEELQKESGPLQGKGKPRAWARAWAAALENSSPKNLERSAGQSSPAKEGPLDLYPKLADTIQANPIPTHLSLVDSAQASPMPVDSVEADPTAVGPVLAGPVPVDPGLVDLASTSSELVEPLPAEPVLINPVLADSAAVDPAVVPISDNLPPVDAVPSGPAPVDLALVDPVPNDLTPVDPVLVKSRPTDPRRCAVSSALGGSAPQLLVESESLDPPKTIIPEIKEVDSLKIESGTSATTHEARPRPLSLSEYRRRRQQRQAETEERSPQPPTGKWPSLPETPTGLADIPCLVIPPAPAKKTALQRSPEAPLEICLVPVGPSPASPSPEPPVSKPVASAPTEQVPSQEMPLLARPSPPVQSVSPVVPTPPSMSAALPFPAGGLGMPPSLPPPPLQPPSLPLSMGPVLPDPFTHYAPVPPWPCYPHVSPSGYPCLPPPPTVPLVSGTPGAYAVPPTCSVPWAPPPAPVSPYSSTCTYGPLGWGPGPQHAPFWSTVPPPPLPPASIGRAVPQPKMESRGTPAGPPENVLPLSMAPPLSLGLPGHGAPQTEPTKVEVKPVPASPHPKHKVSALVPSPQMKAPACVSAEGVTVEEPASERLKPETQETRPREKPPLPATKAVPTPRQSTVPKLPAVHPARLRKLSFLPTPRTQGSEDVVQAFISEIGIEASDLSSLLEQFEKSEAKKECPPPAPADSLAVGNSGGVDIPQEKRPLDRLQAPELANVAGLTPPATPPHQLWKPLAAVSLLAKAKSPKSTAQEGTLKPEGVTEAKHPAAVRLQEGVHGPSRVHVGSGDHDYCVRSRTPPKKMPALVIPEVGSRWNVKRHQDITIKPVLSLGPAAPPPPCIAASREPLDHRTSSEQADPSAPCLAPSSLLSPEASPCRNDMNTRTPPEPSAKQRSMRCYRKACRSASPSSQGWQGRRGRNSRSVSSGSNRTSEASSSSSSSSSSSSRSRSRSLSPPHKRWRRSSCSSSGRSRRCSSSSSSSSSSSSSSSSSSSSRSRSRSPSPRRRSDRRRRYSSYRSHDHYQRQRVLQKERAIEERRVVFIGKIPGRMTRSELKQRFSVFGEIEECTIHFRVQGDNYGFVTYRYAEEAFAAIESGHKLRQADEQPFDLCFGGRRQFCKRSYSDLDSNREDFDPAPVKSKFDSLDFDTLLKQAQKNLRR, from the exons ATGGCGGCGCGCCGGGGACGGAGAGACGGAGTCGCGCCGCCCCCGAGTGGGGGCCCCGGTCCGGACCCTGGCGGGGGAGCCCGCGGCAGTGGTTGGGGAAGTCGAAGCCAAGCGCCGTATGGGACTTTGGGCGCTGTGAGCGGCGGCGAGCAG GTGCTGCTGCATGAGGAGGGGGGTGATTCTGGCTTTGTCAGTCTCTCTCGGCTGGGCCCATCTCTGAGGGACAAGGACCTGGAAATGGAGGAGCTAATGCTGCAGGATGAGACACTGCTGGGGACCATGCAGAGCTACATGGATGCCTCCCTTATCTCCCTCATCGAGGATTTTGGGAGCCTTGGAGAG AGCAGGTTATCTCTGGAGGACCAGAATGAAGTGTCGCTGCTCACGGCTCTGACGGAGATCTTGGACAATGCAGATTCTGAGAACCTTTCTCCATTTGACAGCATTCCTGATTCGGAGCTGCTTGTGTCACCCCGGGAGGGCTCCTCT GTTGAAATGTCTCTTCCAGATCCCTCTTGGGACTTCTCCCCACCCTCTTTCTTAGAGACCTCTTCCCCCAAGCTTCCTAGCTGGAGACCCCCAAGATCAAGACCACGCTGGGGCCAATCCCCACCTCCCCAGCAGCGCAGTgatggagaagaggaggaggaggtggccagCTTCAGTGGCCAGATTCTTGCCGGGGAGCTTGACAACTGTGTGAGCAGTATCCCGGACTTCCCCATGCATTTGGCCTGCCCTGAGGAGGAAGATAAAGCAACAGCAGCAGAGATGGCAGTGCCAGCAGCTGGTGATGAGAGCATCTCCTCCCTGAGTGAGCTGGTGCGGGCCATGCACCCATACTGCCTGCCCAACCTCACCCACCTGGCATCACTTGAGGATGAGCTTCAGGAGCAGCCAGATGATTTGACACTGCCTGAGGGCTGTGTAGTGCTGGAGATTGTGGGGCAGGCAGCCACAGCTGGCGATGACCTGGAGATCCCAGTTGTGGTGCGACAGGTCTCTCCTGGACCCCGGCCTGTGCTCCTGGATGACTCGCTAGAGACTAGTTCTGCCTTGCAGCTGCTTATGCCTACACTGGAGTCAGAGACGGAGGCTGCTGTGCCCAAGGTAACCCTCTGCTCTGAGAAAGAGGGGTTGTCATTGAACTCAGAGGAGAAGCTGGACTCAGCCTGCTTATTGAAGCCCAGGGAGGTCGTGGAGCCAGTGGTGCCCAAGGAGCCTCAGAACCCACCTGCCAATGCAGCACCAGGTTCCCAGAGAGCTCGAAAGGGCAGGAAGAAGAAGAGCAAGGAGCAGCCAGCAGCCTGTGTGGAAGGCTatgccaggaggctgaggtcatcTTCTCGCGGGCAGTCTACTGTAGGTACAGAAGTGACCTCTCAGGTAGACAACTTGCAGAAACAGCCTCAGGAAGAACTTCAAAAAGAGTCTGGGCCTCTCCAGGGTAAGGGGAAGCCCCGGGCTTGGGCTCGGGCCTGGGCAGCTGCCTTGGAGAATTCTAGCCCTAAGAACTTGGAGAGAAGTGCTGGACAAAGTAGTCCTGCTAAAGAAGGCCCTCTAGACCTCTACCCAAAGCTGGCTGACACTATCCAAGCCAATCCTATACCAACCCATCTCTCATTGGTCGACTCTGCCCAAGCCAGCCCCATGCCAGTTGACTCTGTTGAAGCTGATCCCACTGCAGTTGGCCCTGTTCTAGCTGGCCCTGTACCTGTTGACCCTGGGTTGGTTGATCTTGCTTCAACCAGCTCAGAACTGGTTGAGCCTCTCCCGGCTGAGCCAGTGCTGATCAACCCAGTCCTGGCTGACTCAGCAGCAGTTGACCCTGCAGTGGTTCCCATCTCAGATAATTTGCCACCGGTTGATGCTGTCCCGTCTGGCCCAGCACCAGTTGATCTAGCACTAGTTGACCCTGTTCCTAATGACCTGACTCCAGTTGACCCAGTGCTAGTTAAGTCCAGACCAACTGATCCCAGACGTTGTGCAGTGTCATCAGCCCTGGGGGGTTCAGCACCCCAGCTCCTCGTGGAGTCAGAGTCCTTGGACCCACCAAAGACCATCATCCCTGAAATCAAAGAGGTGGATTCTCTGAAAATTGAAAGTGGTACCAGTGCTACAACCCATGAAGCCAGACCTCGGCCTCTCAGCTTATCTGAGTACCGGCGACGAAGGCAGCAACGCCAAgcagaaacagaagagagaagtcCACAGCCCCCAACTGGGAAGTGGCCTAGCCTTCCAGAGACTCCCACAGGGCTGGCAGACATCCCTTGTCTTGTCATCCCACCAGCCCCAGCCAAGAAGACAGCTCTGCAGAGAAGCCCTGAAGCACCCCTTGAGATTTGCCTTGTGCCTGTAGGTCCCAGCCCTGCTTCTCCTAGTCCTGAGCCACCTGTAAGCAAACCTGTGGCCTCAGCTCCCACTGAGCAGGTGCCATCCCAGGAGATGCCACTGTTGGCGAGACCTTCCCCTCCTGTGCAGTCTGTGTCCCCTGTTGTGCCCACACCTCCCTCGATGTCTGCTGCCCTGCCTTTCCCTGCAGGTGGGCTTGGCATGCCCCCCAGTCTGCCCCCACCTCCCTTGCAGCCTCCTAGTCTTCCATTGTCTATGGGGCCAGTACTACCTGATCCGTTTACTCACTATGCCCCCGTGCCACCCTGGCCTTGTTATCCTCATGTGTCCCCTTCTGGCTATCCTTGCCTGCCCCCCCCACCAACGGTGCCCCTAGTGTCTGGTACTCCTGGTGCCTATGCCGTGCCTCCCACTTGCAGTGTGCCTTGGGCACcccctcctgccccagtctcaccttacagttccacatgtacCTATGGGCCCTTGGGATGGGGCCCAGGGCCTCAACATGCTCCATTCTGGTCTACTGTTCCCCCACCTCCTTTGCCTCCAGCCTCCATTGGGAGAGCTGTTCCCCAACCTAAGATGGAGTCTAGGGGCACTCCAGCTGGCCCTCCTGAAAATGTACTTCCCTTGTCGATGGCTCCTCCCCTCAGTCTTGGGCTACCTGGCCATGGAGCTCCTCAGACAGAGCCTACCAAGGTGGAGGTCAAGCCAGTGCCTGCATCTCCCCATCCGAAACACAAGGTGTCTGCCCTGGTGCCAAGTCCCCAGATGAAGGCTCCAGCATGTGTGTCTGCTGAAGGTGTGACTGTTGAGGAGCCTGCATCAGAGAGGCTAAAGCCTGAGACCCAAGAGACCAGGCCCAGGGAGAAGCCCCCCTTGCCTGCTACCAAGGCTGTTCCCACACCAAGGCAGAGCACTGTCCCCAAGCTGCCTGCTGTCCACCCAGCCCGTCTAAGGAAGCTGTCCTTCCTGCCTACCCCACGTACTCAGGGTTCTGAAGATGTGGTACAGGCTTTCATCAGTGAGATTG GAATTGAGGCATCGGACCTGTCCAGTCTGCTGGAGCAGTTTGAGAAATCAGAAG CCAAAAAGGAGTGTCCTCCTCCGGCTCCTGCTGACAGCTTGGCTGTAGGAAACTCAGG CGGCGTTGACATTCCCCAGGAGAAGAGGCCCCTAGACCGGTTACAAGCCCCAGAACTGGCCAACGTGGCAG gGCTCACCCCTCCAGCTACCCCTCCCCACCAGTTATGGAAGCCCCTGGCTGCTGTCTCACTGCTGGCCAAAGCCAAATCTCCTAAGTCCACCGCCCAGGAGGGAACCCTGAAGCCTGAAGGAGTTACGGAGGCCAAACATCCAGCTGCAGTTCGCCTCCAAGAAGGGGTCCATGGCCCTAGTCGAGTCCATGTGGGCTCTGGGGACCATGACTATTGTGTCCGGAGCAGGACTCCCCCAAAAAAGATGCCTGCCCTAGTCATTCCAGAGGTGGGCTCCCGATGGAATGTCAAGCGCCATCAGGACATCACCATCAAACCTGTCTTGTCCTTGGGCCCAGCTGCCCCTCCGCCCCCATGCATAGCTGCCTCCCGGGAGCCGCTTGATCACAGGACTAGCAGTGAGCAGGCAGATCCCTCAGCACCCTGCCTTGCCCCATCCAGCTTGCTGTCCCCTGAGGCCTCACCCTGCCGGAATGACATGAACACTAGGACTCCCCCTGAACCCTCAGCCAAGCAGCGGTCAATGCGCTGTTACCGAAAAGCCTGCAGGTCAGCCAGCCCCTCAAGCCAGGGCTGGCAGGGCCGCCGAGGCCGCAACAGCCGTTCTGTCAGCTCTGGGTCCAACCGGACTAGCGAAGcatcttcctcctcatcctcatcGTCGTCTTCCTCATCCCGATCTCGGTCCAGGTCCCTCTCCCCCCCACACAAGAGGTGGCGAAG GTCCAGCTGTAGTTCCTCTGGGCGTTCTCGAAGATGCTCTTCCTCTTCTTCGTCATCATCTTCCTCTTCgtcttcctcatcctcatcatCCAGTTCTCGAAGCCGCTCACGATCCCCATCCCCCCGCCGGAGAAGTGACAGGAGGCGGCG GTACAGCTCTTATCGTTCACATGACCATTACCAAAGACAAAGAGTGCTACAAAAGGAGCGTGCAATA GAAGAAAGAAGGGTGGTCTTCATTGGAAAGATACCTGGCCGCATGACTCGATCAGAGCTGAAACAGAGGTTCTCCGTTTTTGGAGAGATTGAGGAGTGCACCATCCACTTCCGTGTCCAAGG GGACAACTACGGCTTCGTCACTTATCGCTATGCTGAGGAGGCATTTGCAGCCATTGAGAGTGGCCACAAGCTGCGGCAGGCAGATGAGCAGCCCTTTGATCTCTGCTTTGGGGGCCGAAGGCAGTTCTGCAAGAGGAGCTATTCTGATCTTG ACTCCAACCGGGAAGACTTTGACCCAGCACCTGTAAAGAGCAAATTTGATTCTCTTGACTTTGACACATTGTTGAAACAGGCCCAGAAGAACCTCAGGAGGTAA